The Lujinxingia vulgaris genome segment AACGGTTCAGACATCACGTTGGGATGCGTTGAACCCTAGGACCTTCCCTGCGGGGGTTCAAGACCCGGGGGTGGGACTTCAACATTCGTTTCAAATCCGCTCCGAGCGGGCGTGCAGGCAGCGCAGCACGCTTCTTTCTGGCAAAGGGGTGGAAAGGCGATGCGCTTTTCGGGCACACTGCCCGCTCCCACCAAAAGGCCAATGAAAGCGAAGCATGGATAGGGCGAGGGCATGATGAGGATGAAGTCTGGCGAAGGCGCAAAAGAGCGGGTGTTGATGGTCACCGCCTGTGGGTTGGGGCTGCTGTTGGGGTGGGGCGCGCTTACGGGCGTGCCGGAAGCCTCGGCCGTCACGGTGTGCTCAGGGCCCTATGCCTACGGGGACCTCGATGTGCAACTCGACGAGGTGCATAGCGAGGCCGCCTTTGATTGCCTCGCTGTGGAGTATGAGATGGGCGAGGACGAGCACTATGGTTTCGTACGCCTGGCGCTCAATGTTGCGAACGCCTGCGGGGAGGACATCGCCATCGCGATGAACATCGACAAGCCCTACGGGGAACCCTACCTGCATGAAGAGATCGTCGCTGAGGGGGAAGCGCTGCGCTTCGGCGGTCCGATCAGGGAGCTTGAGGATGAAGAGCAGGGCGAGGGCATCGCCGAGATTCGCGCGATTCCTGCCGCGGAGCGCACTGGCGAGGAGATGGGGTTTGAGGAGTATCGTGCGATGGCGAGCGTGCATTATTCGTTTTCGGGCACGCCCACCTACGCGGACCCCTACTACAATGAGGGCGCCTGCGGCCCGGGGACCACGTTCGGATGCGCGGTGACGAGTTCGGGGCCGCAAGCGCCTTCGTCCTGGCCGCTGGTGTGGGTGGTGTTGGGGTTGGGGGTGGTGGGGGTGAGGCGGCGAATGCGCGAGGGCAGCTGAGATTCGGCTCCACGAAGGTAGTAGTGCTCGCCGCTTTACAGTGCGCCTATGCGCGTTGACTGGATTGACGCGAGGTCCAACCGCCTCGCCGAGGAGATATGAATGAACGCGATGCTCCATCCACCCAACACATCATCTTCGGGGACCTTGCCTGCTGTACCGGCGGTTCTCGTCGCGCTGGCGGCGCTTGCGACATTGCTGGCACCGATGTCGGCCCACGCGTTGAGCTGCGTGCCGCAGCCGGAGTACCTCGAGCTCGACGCGCAGATCGAGCAGGTGTGGAAAGACGAGCGCTTTGATTGTCTGGTGGTTCAGCCCGAAGTTCGACCCGAAAAGTACAGGGGGAGCGTGGAGGTGTTCGTCGACTTCGCCAACGCCTGCGGTGAGGATGTCTGGGTTCTCCTGGGCGACGAACGCGCCCCCGGAGAGCGCGTCGCCGACGGCGAGCTCCTCACGCTGAGCGCGGAGGTCGACCAGCTCTATGGCGAGTCCGAAGGGGAGGGGGAGCTTCCACTCAGCGTGCTCTTTGGCGAGGGCCAGGTCGTGGAGGAGGTGTGGGCTGATGAATACGAAGGGTTGGCCTTGATTCAGTACTCGTACTCCGGAGTCCCCAACGACCACGACGGGAGCTGCGGGGACGACAGGCCTTTTTATGGATGCGCAGCCTACGGGGGAGGCGGGGAGGGGCAGGGGCCCGCGGGGCTGATGTGGGTGGTGTTGGGGGTGGGGGTTGTGTGGGTGGGGCGGCGCGTGGGAGTGAGGAGAGGGTGAGGGGCACAAAGCAGCTTGATCTGCGCGCCAAGGGGTGCGAAAAAAAGCGTCGCGGCCAGCAATGGCGCGCCCAGACCCCGTAGCTCAGTTGGATAGAGCGACGGATTCCTAATCCGTAGGTCACAGGTTCAATTCCTGTCGGGGTCATTTGTGTAAGGTGTTGAAAGTGTTTGGGAAATTGCCTCTCCGGGTTGGGTTTGGAGGGGCTTTTTTGTCGTTTTTAACATCGCATTCAAGTGTTTGGGGGAGGTGTCAGTGTGGACGCTTCGCCTGACTGTAGAGTGGGAGAGGGGGGCTTGTTTGAGCGTTCTTCGCGCGATGGCGATGGGGCCTTTCGCGGGCAGTTGAAGCGTTTGATGAACACCACCGATTGCCCATCGCCCCCCCTTTCCGCTATGACGCCTTGAAGGTTCAGGAATGTCGCCTTGTGGGCGACTTGACGATGCGCGGTGCGCCGAGGCGTGCTGCACGAGGGCAGGAGCAGCGATGAAGTTGAAGTATGCGTGGATGTGTGCGGTGCTGGGCGCGGGGCTGATGGTGGGGTGCGGGGAGAGCAGCGAGCAGGAAGAGCCGACGGTGATCGAGGCAGACGCCGGCGATGAAGACGTTGAGCAGATTGGCGAGGTCGATGATCGCGACGCGCTGGCGGAGCTCCCCTGTGGGGAGGAGATGCTGGCGGACTGGCCGCTTCAGGAGGAGGTCTCGGATGCCTCGGTGGAGATCACCGAGGAGGGCGGCGTGTTTACGGCGACCCTCGACGCGAGCGCCGGGGGGACCCAGGGCGCAGCGAGCAACCCCTTCGTCTACCTCAACCTTACGACCGGTGAGAAAGCGGAGCTTAACGATGTGGAGGCCGCGCTCAGCGAGGGGTGGCATCTCGGGTTTAAGCGTTTCATCATTCGCAGCAACAGCGGCGATTCGGGCCCGGGTGGGGTCGTGGTGGCGAAGGTGAGCAACACGACCTTTGAGGATGTGGATTC includes the following:
- a CDS encoding HmuY family protein, with protein sequence MKLKYAWMCAVLGAGLMVGCGESSEQEEPTVIEADAGDEDVEQIGEVDDRDALAELPCGEEMLADWPLQEEVSDASVEITEEGGVFTATLDASAGGTQGAASNPFVYLNLTTGEKAELNDVEAALSEGWHLGFKRFIIRSNSGDSGPGGVVVAKVSNTTFEDVDSVPGDPEAYRTDDTYDASCTPELDPIGTPMTAFNYLNLDNPSGSQSWYSYGGGISPVAGDVYVVRDPGAGVAYKLEITGWSDGEFELRWAELN